In Humulus lupulus chromosome 7, drHumLupu1.1, whole genome shotgun sequence, the following are encoded in one genomic region:
- the LOC133792392 gene encoding uncharacterized protein LOC133792392, which translates to MTISLGAKNKREFVDGSLPKPPSTVPIHSSWLRCNNMAMSWILISISNEITDLVMYLKTAVAIWQEITDRFSEGNDPRNFEIKQVLSQLWQGDDAASAYFCKLKDLWDEINEYHSYTIYNCEGGKNNLDLYNRDQVLLFLARLNESFHSIRGPIILIEPFPSLAKVFSMVIHDERKHKIGTSITNNLVATIVTPKTQNPSLNSPHNPNPPSTLSTTATSRTKKPRYTCSHCHIP; encoded by the coding sequence ATGACCATATCTCTCGGTGCCAAGAACAAAAGGGAATTTGTAGATGGTTCTCTTCCCAAACCCCCATCAACAGTTCCCATTCATAGCTCCTGGTTAAGATGCAACAACATGGCCATGTCATGGATCTTAATTTCCATTTCCAATGAAATTACGGATTTAGTGATGTACCTCAAGACAGCTGTGGCTATATGGCAAGAAATCACTGATCGATTTAGCGAAGGGAACGATCCTCGCAATTTTGAAATTAAGCAAGTTCTTTCTCAACTTTGGCAAGGAGATGATGCTGCCAGTGCCTACTTTTGCAAACTCAAGGATCTTTGGGATGAAATAAATGAATACCACTCATATACAATCTACAATTGTGAAGGTGGCAAGAACAATCTCGATTTGTACAATCGGGATCAGGTTTTGCTATTCCTAGCTCGTTTAAATGAGTCTTTTCACTCCATTAGAGGTCCAATTATATTGATTGAACCTTTTCCCTCTCTTGCTAAGGTTTTTTCTATGGTCATTCACGATGAAAGGAAACACAAGATTGGCACATCTATTACTAACAATCTTGTTGCCACCATAGTTACTCCAAAGACTCAGAATCCATCTCTGAATTCACCACATAATCCCAATCCTCCATCCACTCTTTCGACTACTGCAACTTCAAGAACTAAGAAACCAAGATATACTTGCTCTCACTGTCACATACCATAG